A window of Euwallacea fornicatus isolate EFF26 chromosome 13, ASM4011564v1, whole genome shotgun sequence contains these coding sequences:
- the LOC136343001 gene encoding protein peste-like isoform X2 → MYPKKIFKKCVLFSGFLATVITFGIVIICFRNLIYKAILNKVLMLQGDGPIYNAWKKNPVPLSLKLYLFNWTNPSDILNSSVKPFFKQLGPYFFDETKEKTNVTWNDVEGTVTFRHLKRWWFNAEKSSRNLSDPVTSINPIALASAITVKNWNFVVKKALDIMMQSMSISVNSTHTAGEIMFYGYEDPILNVGNKFGFSQLPNFDKFGWFYTRNDSELYEGEFIMDTGAKGNFGELLFWKGMNSTPFYRGECGKVGGSAGEFFPNNMTKELIIKFFSPDLCRYLELEFEEEVVVNGILGYKYVAGDRFLDNGTKIKENKCFCEGACMPSGALNVSTCRYDSPAFVSLPHFLKADPHYRRIIDGMEPQKDRHEFYMIFEPRTGIPLQVAARLQVNLLLQSISGFRFLEKIPEVYVPILWFEQTVTVPESMTLYLKIFNNFEVICLALGICCIFCSIVCKICYCYKICQSIVSNRKINEKYSREEVPLTLQNTSS, encoded by the exons ATGTATCCAAAGAAAATCTTCAAGAAATGTGTCCTATTCAGCGGATTTCTGGCAACGGTGATAACATTCGGAATCGTTATTATCTGCTTTCGAAATTTGATTTACAAGGCGATTTTGAATAAAGTGTTGATGCTGCAGGGAGACGGTCCCATCTACAACGCATGGAAGAAGAACCCGGTCCCGTTgtccttaaaattatatctatTCAATTGGACGAACCCCTCCGACATTCTCAACAG ttcagtgaaaccattttttaaacagcTCGGCCCTTACTTCTTCGACGAAACCAAGGAAAAAACGAACGTTACATGGAACGATGTCGAGGGCACTGTGACCTTCCGTCACCTGAAACGGTGGTGGTTTAATGCGGAGAAAAGCAGTCGAAATCTTAGCGATCCAGTGACGTCAATTAACCCCATTGCTTTG GCCAGTGCTATTACAgtgaaaaattggaattttgtgGTTAAAAAAGCACTGGATATTATGATGCAATCCATGAGCATATCCGTGAACTCTACCCACACAGCCGGCGAAATAATgttctatg GATATGAAGATCCTATTCTGAACGTGGGCAATAAATTCGGTTTTTCGCAACTCCCAAATTTCGACAAGTTCGGATGGTTTTACACG AGGAACGATTCAGAACTCTATGAGGGAGAATTCATTATGGACACAGGCGCCAAAGGCAATTTCGGGGAACTCCTTTTCTGGAAAGGAATGAATTCCACCCCGTTCTATCGGGGTGAATGCGGGAAAGTGGGTGGATCGGCCGGGGAGTTCTTCCCTAATAATATGACCAAAGAGTTAATCATTAAATTCTTCTCGCCGGATCTTTGCCGATATCTCGAGCTCGAGTTCGAGGAGGAGGTCGTTGTGAATGGAATTTTGGGGTACAAGTACGTGGCAGGGGATCGATTTCTAGACAATG gtacaaaaataaaagaaaacaagtGTTTTTGTGAGGGAGCCTGTATGCCTTCAGGAGCCCTAAATGTGTCGACGTGCAGGTACGATTCTCCAGCATTTGTGTCCCTGCCCCATTTCCTCAAAGCTGACCCTCATTATAGAAGAATAATTGACGGAATGGAACCTCAAAAAGACCGGCACGAGTTTTATATGATCTTTGAGCCT AGAACTGGAATACCTCTTCAAGTAGCTGCAAGATTACAGGTGAACTTGCTGCTGCAGTCTATATCAGGATTTAG gtttttggaaaaaattccaGAAGTGTACGTGCCGATCCTGTGGTTCGAGCAAACAGTGACAGTGCCAGAATCCATGACACTGTACCtaaagatatttaataattttgaagtaATCTGCTTAGCACTAGGAATATGCTGCATATTTTGTTCGATTGTGTGTAAAATATGCTATTGTTATAAAATATGTCAATCGATAGTTTCCAACCGCAAAATCAACGAGAAATACAGTAGAGAAGAAGTGCCTTTAACATTACAGAATACTTCCTCTTAG
- the LOC136343001 gene encoding protein peste-like isoform X1, giving the protein MYPKKIFKKCVLFSGFLATVITFGIVIICFRNLIYKAILNKVLMLQGDGPIYNAWKKNPVPLSLKLYLFNWTNPSDILNSSVKPFFKQLGPYFFDETKEKTNVTWNDVEGTVTFRHLKRWWFNAEKSSRNLSDPVTSINPIALASAITVKNWNFVVKKALDIMMQSMSISVNSTHTAGEIMFYGYEDPILNVGNKFGFSQLPNFDKFGWFYTRNDSELYEGEFIMDTGAKGNFGELLFWKGMNSTPFYRGECGKVGGSAGEFFPNNMTKELIIKFFSPDLCRYLELEFEEEVVVNGILGYKYVAGDRFLDNGNIKPNQSSKCKINSSCIVGTKIKENKCFCEGACMPSGALNVSTCRYDSPAFVSLPHFLKADPHYRRIIDGMEPQKDRHEFYMIFEPRTGIPLQVAARLQVNLLLQSISGFRFLEKIPEVYVPILWFEQTVTVPESMTLYLKIFNNFEVICLALGICCIFCSIVCKICYCYKICQSIVSNRKINEKYSREEVPLTLQNTSS; this is encoded by the exons ATGTATCCAAAGAAAATCTTCAAGAAATGTGTCCTATTCAGCGGATTTCTGGCAACGGTGATAACATTCGGAATCGTTATTATCTGCTTTCGAAATTTGATTTACAAGGCGATTTTGAATAAAGTGTTGATGCTGCAGGGAGACGGTCCCATCTACAACGCATGGAAGAAGAACCCGGTCCCGTTgtccttaaaattatatctatTCAATTGGACGAACCCCTCCGACATTCTCAACAG ttcagtgaaaccattttttaaacagcTCGGCCCTTACTTCTTCGACGAAACCAAGGAAAAAACGAACGTTACATGGAACGATGTCGAGGGCACTGTGACCTTCCGTCACCTGAAACGGTGGTGGTTTAATGCGGAGAAAAGCAGTCGAAATCTTAGCGATCCAGTGACGTCAATTAACCCCATTGCTTTG GCCAGTGCTATTACAgtgaaaaattggaattttgtgGTTAAAAAAGCACTGGATATTATGATGCAATCCATGAGCATATCCGTGAACTCTACCCACACAGCCGGCGAAATAATgttctatg GATATGAAGATCCTATTCTGAACGTGGGCAATAAATTCGGTTTTTCGCAACTCCCAAATTTCGACAAGTTCGGATGGTTTTACACG AGGAACGATTCAGAACTCTATGAGGGAGAATTCATTATGGACACAGGCGCCAAAGGCAATTTCGGGGAACTCCTTTTCTGGAAAGGAATGAATTCCACCCCGTTCTATCGGGGTGAATGCGGGAAAGTGGGTGGATCGGCCGGGGAGTTCTTCCCTAATAATATGACCAAAGAGTTAATCATTAAATTCTTCTCGCCGGATCTTTGCCGATATCTCGAGCTCGAGTTCGAGGAGGAGGTCGTTGTGAATGGAATTTTGGGGTACAAGTACGTGGCAGGGGATCGATTTCTAGACAATGGTAACATAAAACCAAACCAATCGAGCAAATGCAAGATCAATTCTTCTTGTATCGTaggtacaaaaataaaagaaaacaagtGTTTTTGTGAGGGAGCCTGTATGCCTTCAGGAGCCCTAAATGTGTCGACGTGCAGGTACGATTCTCCAGCATTTGTGTCCCTGCCCCATTTCCTCAAAGCTGACCCTCATTATAGAAGAATAATTGACGGAATGGAACCTCAAAAAGACCGGCACGAGTTTTATATGATCTTTGAGCCT AGAACTGGAATACCTCTTCAAGTAGCTGCAAGATTACAGGTGAACTTGCTGCTGCAGTCTATATCAGGATTTAG gtttttggaaaaaattccaGAAGTGTACGTGCCGATCCTGTGGTTCGAGCAAACAGTGACAGTGCCAGAATCCATGACACTGTACCtaaagatatttaataattttgaagtaATCTGCTTAGCACTAGGAATATGCTGCATATTTTGTTCGATTGTGTGTAAAATATGCTATTGTTATAAAATATGTCAATCGATAGTTTCCAACCGCAAAATCAACGAGAAATACAGTAGAGAAGAAGTGCCTTTAACATTACAGAATACTTCCTCTTAG